CCGTACAGCGGCGCGGACAGCGCGCCGGCGATACCGGCCATGGTGCCCGCGATGGCGAACGCCGCCACCTTGTACATCCAGGGTGAGACACCCACCGCGGCGGCCGAGACCTTGTCGACGCCGACCATGATCAGCGAACGACCGAACCGCGAGCGCCGATAGCGGTACAGCAACGACATGGAGACGAGCAACACCGCCAGGATGTAGTAGTACATCCGGGTGGTCGACTGCATGCTCAGCCCGAAGAAGTTCGGCCGCGGGGTGCTCGGCGCGGACAGACCACCGGTCAGCTTCTCCTTGGTGAACAGCGAGTTCTCCAGCAGAAACTGCAGCGACAGCGTCAGCACGACGACGTAGACGCCGGACAGACGCATCGAGATCAGCGCCACGATCGTGGAAACCGCGACCACGAACGCGATGCCGATGGCCGCCGCGACCGGGAAGGGGAAGCCGGGGCCGTCCTCGCCCGGTTTGTCACCGCGAGCCATATAGCCGGTGATGTACACCGAGGAACCGACCAGACCCGCTTGGGCCAGTGAGATTTCCCGGCCCCACCCGACCACCACCAGCAGGCCGAGGCAGGCGATGGCCAGCACCAGGCCCACCGTCAGGTTGAACGTCCAGTATTCGTTCGCGATCATCGGATAGACCAGGCCGATCGCGACGATCAGGAGCAGCACCGGGTGCACACCCAGCAGGCCGTGCAGCCCCGTGTACCGCGGCGGCACCTCGAGCTTGGCGATTGGCCCGCCGCCGTGACCGGACGCACCGGTCGAGGAACCGGAGTCACCGGATCCTGCTCCGGGTTTCTTCGTTACCTCTGTTGCCATCTCAATCCATTCCCTGCGTGGCTTCGGGCCAGGCGCATGTGTGGGTGCAGCGAGGCCCTAGTGGGCGAGGACGGAAGAACCCTTCTTGCCGAAGCGGTCCACCAGGATGACCACCGAGAACAAGATGAACACCACGATGAGCTCGCGGTAACCGACGTCGACAGACCCGAACACGTCGGACTTCAACATCGAGTCGAGGATCGCCAGGGTGACCGCGCCCGCCAGCGCCAGCGGGATGCTGGAGAAGGCACCGAGCACGCACACGATCAGCGCGCGCAGGAAGATGAACAGGATGCTGTTGGTGTCGGTGCCGACGTAGTTGCCGAGCAAGATGCCGCCGAGCGCGGAGATCGCACCGGACATCGCGTAGACCGTGGTGCCGACCTGACCGATCGGGACGCCGACCAGCTTGCTGGCCTCGACGTTGTCGGCCACCGCGCGCACGAAGATGCCGAACCGAGTGGCCTGCAGCAACGCCGTGAACGCGACCACGATGACCGCCAACAGGATCAGCGTCATCACTTCGTGCATCGTCACAACTTGGATGAAGACATGGAATTTGTGCTGACCGCCGGGCAGCGGCGGCGCGGGCTCACCGGAGGCCTTGTTGTAGCGGAAGATGATGCCGACCAACAGCAGCATCATGCCCAGTGCGAAGTTGGTCAGCGTCACCCGTGGGTACAGCGCCAGCTTCGTGCTGGTGACCAGGTAGCCGTACAGCGCCGCGACGGCCGCTCCGGCAAGCATCAACCCGATGATCACCGGGATGCGTGGCAACTCCGGCCGGTTGGTCGACGTGCCGGACCCGGCCAACAGATCCTCACCGGTGTTCAGGTTCGGCGAGCACAGGTACCAGAACAGCAAGGTACCGGCCAGCACGATGCCGCCGTGCACGAAGGCGATGGTTCGGCTGATCCGGTAGCTGAGCACCAACGAAACCGCGATCAGGCCGTACAGGCCCGAGGTGGTGACCCCGTTGACGATCGACGGTCCGAACGTGTGCTGATTGAAGGAGAGAGCTATCAGCGAATCCATGGCGCGTCGCCGCTGCCTTCCCTGCCGCCGACGAGGACGGCCGTAAATAGTGCCTCGTTCGGAAACGTGGCATGGCCGAGGAAGGCACAGTACTTGTGGGGCCTTCTCCGGGACCAACGAAACCCGAACAGGACGGTTACGGGACAGTCCGGGACAGTTTAGACCTCGGG
Above is a window of Sporichthyaceae bacterium DNA encoding:
- a CDS encoding branched-chain amino acid ABC transporter permease — protein: MDSLIALSFNQHTFGPSIVNGVTTSGLYGLIAVSLVLSYRISRTIAFVHGGIVLAGTLLFWYLCSPNLNTGEDLLAGSGTSTNRPELPRIPVIIGLMLAGAAVAALYGYLVTSTKLALYPRVTLTNFALGMMLLLVGIIFRYNKASGEPAPPLPGGQHKFHVFIQVVTMHEVMTLILLAVIVVAFTALLQATRFGIFVRAVADNVEASKLVGVPIGQVGTTVYAMSGAISALGGILLGNYVGTDTNSILFIFLRALIVCVLGAFSSIPLALAGAVTLAILDSMLKSDVFGSVDVGYRELIVVFILFSVVILVDRFGKKGSSVLAH
- a CDS encoding branched-chain amino acid ABC transporter permease, whose translation is MATEVTKKPGAGSGDSGSSTGASGHGGGPIAKLEVPPRYTGLHGLLGVHPVLLLIVAIGLVYPMIANEYWTFNLTVGLVLAIACLGLLVVVGWGREISLAQAGLVGSSVYITGYMARGDKPGEDGPGFPFPVAAAIGIAFVVAVSTIVALISMRLSGVYVVVLTLSLQFLLENSLFTKEKLTGGLSAPSTPRPNFFGLSMQSTTRMYYYILAVLLVSMSLLYRYRRSRFGRSLIMVGVDKVSAAAVGVSPWMYKVAAFAIAGTMAGIAGALSAPLYGNPPGINQYFSFNSLFYVSVPILAGFESIMATVGVAIFFQLIPQVLLSLKINPQLLGGIGLTIGVLAGPRGLGGLLIDLFDSRARAKRRAAKANIAKSRARAGGGGGGGGSSGGRPAAPAKPKDSQLGAKAPASAGSEKK